The stretch of DNA ttattcgaacaaaaattggaataaacataaatgacattttgaaacaatttaaacaTTTGTGCTTAAGTTCAAACACTAAAATAAGTATTaacatttatagaatttgatttgaaacttatacagaaaaaatacatataaacattTGCACTTAAGTTCAATCTAAAAgaacatataaacatatataagatCTGATTCGAAACTTATACATAAAAAAGACATACCGTTCCCTTCGAATCATGTCTAATGCTTATAGCACATAAACCTTCATGTGttattgtttctttcaaatttcaattgacacaattcttatattttcatcactatcatttccttcattttctaaaaaatacaaatgatttttcatacaaattagcaaaataaatttgtatctagCTAACAATCATGATACCAACTTTTTATATCTcattactttaatgaaataataatgtttttgaaGTAAAACATTatgtacaaaactaagaaattcctataatttgataaaacattatatttttctgACCCTTATTactattctcaataataattgatgttaaAACTAAAAATGGATAAACTAGGGTCTAAAACTCTTAGTATAAATTTGACATGCTCATGTTTCTCTATACTAGAGTCAATTCCATACAGAAAACGTTGTAAAGATATTCGTATACTTActgcaagaaaatattttaattacattaatgctttgagttCGACACTCAGAAACaataataagaatttaatcaaTTATGGATGAAGTAGTAATGTCATCAAGACCCTcttttgggagtagatcttgatacACAAAGTGTTCTCACCAGTATTAAATTCTgtggatgaactagttgtatcatCAGAATTTTCCTTTGAGAGTAAACTCTGACATACAAAGTGTTCTTTCCAACTTTAAATTACATAGATGAACCAGCTGTATCACTagaattctcctttgggagtaaactctaGCATACAAAGTGTTAACTCCAACCttaaattatgtggatgaacTAGCTATATCAccagaattctcctttgggagtaaactccggcatacaaattgttcaccccaatttttactttaatggatgaactagtagtgtcatcaagatCCTCCTTTGGGAGTATATCTTGATACATAAATTGTTCACTCCAACTTTATTCACCTTACTATAAAGTTTAATGatttttcaccaaaattaagaaaatcttgtacCTTTGGGCAACCAATCTTTCCTTTAATTTTGATGTAAATCATTTACCCCATATTAGATAAACAAATATGCATGGCATGATAATGAGAGCCAGAATAAACAattcatacatatatttaataataacatgtacataagatttaatacatgtatttaacaataataacatgcatatgacatttaataaaatttaatacatgtatatgccaataataacatgcatataaaataaaatatcatattttttttaataaataaatattattataatataatataatttgatcgGTCTGGATCTGGACAAGTCCGGTCCAGTAACTCGGGCCGAAACCCGGTTCAGTGCTGAGGCCGATCAACCCAGACCTTGGATCGGGCCTACTGGCCCAATTcaattctgtatttttttttccggGCTTGGCCACAACAGTGGCCCGTTAACTTTCTCTCGGACTAGGCCAAGGCCCACGGCCCAGGCCCTTTATAAGTCAGAAGTTatggtttcttcttcttctaccttTCAACTTCACAGCATCGCACCACTTCTACAGCTTTGAGCTGCTGCGGCTGCGAGCGTCGTCGACGAGGAGGCGACGGGCAAGCTGTCTCCGTCCTCCTTCCGCCGCCGAGTCctaatacactttttttttccattctgtTATTACCAGAGAACCGCTGCGGCAGTGGGCTTTAGAGCCCTCTACTGCCGTTACAAGGCCATTGCAGAGgacttcctctcctcctcctagCGCCGACCTCACCATATGTTTGATGAGAACCTCTAACAAGCAATGGCGGCCCCCATTCGGGACTTCACAGCCCCTTTGCGCTGCCCCTCAAAGCCACACCTCCTTTACAGTCGCATGTTGAGCTACCGATCACCACACATGGCACTTTACTCCACACCTAGTGGCTATACAATACATGGGCTACACAACCACACTGCGGCGGCTCACATGGTTCTTCTCTACAGGCATACCTCAACTGCCTTTTCCCATTACAATACTCAATACAAAAACACACCAATCAATTTTGTGCAATTCCTCAACACACAGCAATGTATACAATAGATGGAATTCACCCAATAAATGCAGATGCAAATTATGGTAATAGGAGAAATAGGTACACCAAAACCGAAATACATTAATGTTCTCATTCTCTCACTGCATATCCTTTCATAAAAACAGAGTTtgatttttcatcataaatatttgGTCAGGTCAAAAAGTAATATTTCAATCTTTTGCAACATGATAAAATCACATATACGAAAGcacatataaaatcaaatatttattcacaATTTCACTGTATGCTTTATtaagatcataaaaaatctacaacctggctctgataccacatgttaaatattttaacataaacattaataattagatctttgattttctatgatccacaataataaaacaatgataGTTAAATACGTACATTTCTCtatctgtttgatgaagaacTTAATAtgactatgagagaaggatcaccctaACAACTTAGCCTCCTAAGTGTCTCCtgatggctagaggcactctgATGTTGCAAATGAGAACCCTTTAACCCcttagtactatttatagatttctgactatcaagaaatctaagactGTATGTTTGACTGTgattagagatatagagttaatattatcttttaagagttttcttatcccattataactcatctattaaCTTATAAGTTTTAAACTATtccaaactctatcaagatgAGTGTGTGGGacattgagtttaaataaaCTCTTACAATCTCAATTCATCACTCAATCCAAACcggttttaaattattaatgttgaGTACTGCTTGCATGCAGTTTAGATTCTGAATTATATCccaaatattttgttttcttttatgaacACGAGTGCCaaaatatgtgattattttaattaattagtacatAAAAGCTATAGCATTatatacatgaaaaagattcagatttttgtatttaattttgtagatGAATTAAGCGTTTCATTATATTATcggcttttaaaaaaaaaatacaaaaacacaaaactaGTTGACTGTGACGTTACGTCATGACGATGATATACGGCCAATATCTGAACACACCAGCACATGTACATACTGATATACCTGTAAAAAGATTAGAAGCCGGAATCGTTGGATGATAGCAACTTGCATCATTGTGcgtatttagaaaaataaataaataaataaatgaataactGTGATTGTTTGGTCGGCATCTAATCTTAATGAAAGTTTAATTAGGTTATGGCCCCgaatatcttatattatttgtaattaataataaaataatttattaataatgataaataaattataaataatattaaagtaaTCTCGGAACaatttaattcttaattttgtTTCTGTGTTGTATGTTATGTTATCCGCTCAGCCGATTTCATCCGAAAAGATCACAGTGTCGGTGGATTAGGtagatttgaatatttgattgtGCTGGGCATCATTACGATGATCTGAATAGTAAAGTAGCAGTACTTGGTGTGGGTGGCGAGAAAATTGTGTTGAGCAAAGGTACCATATCGTATCCGCCTCTCTCTGACTGGTCGATCTGATACCACTTGTCAGATTATATATTGGACTGCAAATCAATTAATTATCAATATCGTACTGTGATGGTTTAGATCAagacaatattaaaataatattttgaaatcaaTATCGGTTTTGATCGTTTTAGAATattctatatgtatatatatatatatatgaataaattgtatatataaatatatataaaaattatattctaaaataataatttatatatgaataaattatatataaattataaatagtttggTATGAATatgaaggtaaaaaaaaaaagtaaaggtcGAAATATACAGATTGAAACGATCGAAATTCTGACTGGTACGAAACAGCAGGCTTCCATGTACCGGTCACACTATATAAACGGTATATTTCGACCATACTACTtagtacggtacgaaattcaaaacattactgcaaataaacataaaattatttgttgttAGGTAGAACACATgaatatatattcaaatcttTGGATTTTCGACATCACATTTTAGGcattgtttggttacacagttaagatgatatgatatgtgatGTTTTgctgaaaattgaataaaatattattataatattatttttattttaaaatttaaaaaaattgaattgtttattatattttatataaaaatttcataaaattgtaatgattatataagataagatgaaattatttgattttatataatcaaaccAGCCTTTAATTTGCAGGATTGTTTTTAAAATAGTTGCAAAGAGTGATATTATTGTGGACGTACGCATGCATGCGGTACTGATCCAACAAAAACGATATATGGAATATGGAttcatagatatatattattaaatatttggcAAAATCCCAAACATTTGATCGTTATTTTGTGatcaataccaactttcaaatcaCTTAAAACGATCGATCTAATTAATTGAAAacgataaataaaaaaaaatggttattttaGAGGCAAAGAAActtcaaattttatcatattgttCAGTACTCAGGGCTCCATGATCATAAATGCATGATTGATGATTCGAGTCAgacggatatatatatatatatatatatatatatatatatatattaattagctgCATGCTGATTAAAGGCATGACCTGATCGTCGAAACATgcatgcacgtacgtacgttCTGCTAAGTAATTCAGAGTAACGACGAGACAATTTTAATtaggtatatataatatatttcgaTCGACCTCAAATTGTATAAGAAGTTTAGGTATGAAATGTACGTTGATTAATGTAAACGTCATCCTATATATTTCGatcaagtttcaagtttcaaaGGCTTTTATAGCCTGAGAGATGATCATTATATCCAGAAATATTCCAAATACTGCAATGTCGACTTTGAGAATGCtgagctgcatgcatgcatggccacAACAAATTTCTTGGCCATGGAATCTACAACAATGACATCTGCGTCGATCGATCATGGAATTAATTGGAGGTCATTAATTCCAAGCCCCATTCAGATGATCAATTGAGTAACGACTCCAAGTTCTGTCCCTTGATTTTTTTGGAGCAAAATCCCGCTCCCTACAAATACTAGTCCTGTAAGAAAAATTAATGTCGTCCTGCgtaaatttaataaagttgaCCTAACTCAATGACAGGATTCCGAATTATTAACATTCTGTAGTTGGAGTTGTTGGCAGCTTTAATACTGCCTTAATTGGACCGTGCAATTAAACCGTATAtctattcatttcttttttattgttatgcatACAGAAATAGGAGTAATTCTACAGATTATCAGTCACTGCAGACATCCCACACCCGTgcctataattttatttttatttatttttttagagtacagggtatttttcatagaataaTTCTACAGATAATAGAATAATTCGTCAAAAATTAATGTCCGtttgaaaaataactttttatatataattagttttgTAAACCAGATCTTTCACGAatatttttgcttttccttttcttttctttttttcacgtTGACcagagattttattaaatttaacacCCTGCACATCCATGATTTCGATAGTGTTCATCATGAAACAGTAATGTGCCTGTATACATGAACGGATGATCAGAGGCAAAACTTACTGAAATCTCTGGCCTCAAATAGTTGACAAAAGAACTTATgcattgagaaaaaaataagaaaagaaactcatttacaaaagaggaaaagtaaaaaagtgcaggaagataatatatatatatatatatatatatatatatatatatatatatatatatatatagcatagcAGCTGTCCACCAAAAGATGATAGCGAATTGAGAAATGGTtgttacagtcgtgagtgtatAAGtgttgtataatctctttgaaaaaagtaaataaatatgagacttatatgaaaagaaaattaattttttaataatagacactactttttttcaaagcagCTGCATGACGCTTGCATACTTCATAACTATATGTAGCATAACTCgaaatctttatatatatggtggtgATGTTGCAGGCATTGCAACCACAAAGTGAGAAGACCATTAATTTTCCAACAGTCCCGCCCTCTAATTTCAATatagtaatactagatataagtcctaaataaacaaatctcatacaaaatctttgtaaaaatgtgagttctactaataaagaatattttttttttttttaagttaagttCACTTTTTTACGAGGGCTTATATATATGAGACTTGTTATTTGgagcttgtacaaatcatttctctttttaataatCCTTGATGTAGTAAGCAAGTGAAGACTTGGTCATTATCGGCATTAATAGATTTTCCCTCTCAATTAACTACAGCTTGAAACCCTAATCTATGAGCAATAGAACCCCACCACCATGTGAAATTTATAATGAATGGGGACTGTGAAGATGAACTCAAAAACAGCATGATAATTTTTGGGGCCGAGTAAGCTGGAAGAGTCCGACACAATAAACCTAAATAGACAGCTTTTAAGAGGTTTGGAAAATTTGTACTCGCCATTATAACAACGAAATGTGGCATTATTTACAacttttagaaagaaaaaaagaaaactcacaAGGAGAACTACTGCTAGCTAGCTGTTCTTTTCTTCAACACAAGCCAATGATGCCAAAGGACTGCATCTTCGCATGTTGACTTCGCAACTAAGGAAGAATATTGAAAAAGACCCATCGACGAATTAAATCTATGGTATTACGTTATAGACCCTATGgctagagagagggagagagagagcaaagggtggaaatttgtaatgtattAATGGTATCATTTTCAGACCACATAATAATCAGAAGACAGTTTGATCGATCCCATAATTTCTTTGAAGACATAATTGCAGCACTATTGGGAAGCACATgcttgcatgaaaaaaaaaatgataaggaATCCAAGGAAATTAAAGGAAAAGTAGAACACGTAAAGGATATTGCTCTCTTTCTAAGGTTGCTAAATCCCCTATCAAACATTCGTTGATGTTGTTGGTAGACCTCAAACATTCACTAATTACTTTACACATCATATGATTGCAAGCTAGCAACCATTTGCTTCCTTAAAAGCCGTAGATTGCACAGTACTAAATTTCATGGTCGGTGCTTTTCTTAGTAAAttttttgttgatgattatCGACTATGCATGTCTATCTCATCAAAACCTGACTAATTATTTGTACATGTAAACTGGATGGTTAGTACTACACGGTACTGCAATATCATGAGTGggggagagggaaaaaaaattaatgttttttgttttttggatgaATCTAGATTTACTTTAATCCAAATGtgaattagaaaaagaaaaaaactaaaactgtAAGCTTATATATACGCTCGATCTCCACACCTGCGTGAACATGATATGATCTAAtgaatttgaaagataaattaattttaaatttttcttataaataaattcatttcactacaaaaaaaaaagagcatttGTAACCaattatttgtgacgaaaatgattatttgtgacgatagtaaactcattttaacatgaAATAGTCATTTAGATAGAAAATAACTGACAGTaaataagcagtttttttttgtaagaacacGTGTAGAGAACGTATGAAAAGCACTCTTAACAGAAAATAAATCTTATGTTGGAACGTAACTTAATTTAGCAGCTAATGTTGCACACAACTCACTCAATCACACTAAAAGTCTCGAAGTGAAAGCACCAAATacgctttataaaaaaaacaaaagaagtgaAAGCACCAAATTTAGCGGCgaagcctcatttgttttcgtagattatgaaatgagatgagatgagttaagatgaaagttaaaagttaaataaaatattgttagaatatattttttaatattatttttcttttgaaatttgaaaaagttgaattgtttattttgttttgtgtggGAATATGAGAaagttgatgagatgagataagttgagaggagttgtgaaaacaaacaagtaaTTAAACTCCATTAAGCCAAGAAGTCTGCGTCTCACATACTGTTCACTATTGCTTGAAGTATTGCTTTGATGATCTGTTCGATCTATTCATTCCAATGTAGATTTTTGCATTCCTTTCCCaccatatatatgatttttgacTGTTGCATGCCCAAGCTCGTTCATCATGATCAGAAATCATGTCATTGGTCTCAAGCTCAGTACTCCTTTGTCTTTAAAACTATCTACCAATCTAATTAATTCAGCATCCCAATCTTGAATTGATCTTTTAATAAGCATTTGATGTGTTGACTATAGCGAGCTAGCTTTTGATCACAATCTCGAGTAAAAACACGtccaaaacaaagaaagaaaaacaaatgaccTCGGCTGGCTGACTGACCAGCTAGCTTCTACACAGTAAACAAGTTATATAAATCGCTATAGCCCGATCACTTGGCAAGGCTTCTCTTTCTAATGCATGGATAGCCAGTTTTTGTCAGcgagacatatatatatgtagaagtGATCCAGAACCGCGTGGATAAGATTGTATGAAATCAGTTTTGTttctgaaaaaggaaaatatcatACGACATACTCTCATTCTATCCTAGAgaatgtttattatgtttatatgttttAGAGAATGTTTGATCTAATAGTTCATAGGCATTATTATATCAAGTAATATGGTGAGAGTCCAAGAGATCATGATGAGAATATAGTGTATAACATTAACTTAcggagaaacaaaaaaaaaaaaaaaaaaaaacgtttgtATACAGAAAACTATGGAACGTTATAGTCGCAATCATAAACCAAAATCTTctccatttcatttgaaatagaGAGTATCGATTCTGGGTtaattatgagatatttttaatcattgtggtttcaattgaaaaatgaaTTATCAAAATAAACTCTTGTTTTAcgctattaaaaaatttcaagtgAGATGGAGAGCATCTTTAATTTGATGTTGCCCttggttttatttaaattattttccaccATCAAAGTGGCCACCCAATGTGCAGCAAGTTGATTGAACAAGACATTGATTAATGTGAGGCTTTGGTACCTTGGGTCTCGCCTTATGTATGCTTCATGGTGACAACCTTGATTTTGCTTGGCGAAGACAAGAACAAGCTTGTCATCTAGGAAGATATTCTAGTACTTcctcaattctttttttttttttttttttttttcaacacaaACATGACCATTGTCAGAGACAATGGCATCACGTACCAGATTCGTAGGACAAATCCAATTCCATCAATTAAAGAAAGAATGTCTTATATAAGATGAGTTCcaatcaaacaaaagaaaaagggtgcTGTTGTAGCTGCGTTGAAATATCTGAGTTCTGTCCAGCCCAATTCAATTAGATATATGTTACCAAAACGAGCCCTGTTCTTTCACGTACCTAGTAGTATCAGAGCCCAACCTTAGAAGCACTATTCGGCCCTAAAATCTAATTGAAATGTACCCACCTTCTTCATTGGGCTTTGAGTCACTCTGGCTTCAATAGAAAAGACCGTATTTCAATGAGAAGTGTTGGGTTAATATACACattctataaaagtaaattttataaattaatgcaaTTAGATGcgaaatattatatttactttatataaaaaaaaaaaaattgctaaatataattatgagttGTGCAAGCGTcgcgtatttttttaaaaaaaattagagtttatcattaaaaaattaatttttacatgtAAGTctcatatatacatttttttttcaaaagaagtgcgCAACACTTACGCattctatgactgtaaatattatttatctatcaAAAATAGTTGtgcaataatttataaaagttatttttatgaaatctttttatcaAACAACTATTTCACAATTAGAACATACACACATTCGATATATCTGCCATGTGGATGTGAGATATAATCCAACTGCTGGATGTGAGATATATCTGCCATGTGGGGAGGGGGGATATGTGAATCACCAAGTTGTGATTATTCGAGGTAATCCATAGAAATGGAGGTGGAGGTTTTGATATCAGATtctgcatgacacatggcaacaCAGCATCCAATTGCACCTTCACTCTCCTATCCTTTAAGATAAGCCCCTGCTTTACATTAACAGATTCGCACGTTTTTGCTTCCCGTACGTACATAAATCAAACACGCAGCGCCTATACTAACTGAAGAAAATCTTGGCTGAAAGCCTAAAATGGCTTCTGCTTGTGCTTCCTCTGCCATTGCAGCTGTCGCCATCTCTTCCCCCAGGCAAGTTCCTCTAAAACATAGCCGACAACATTAATGttcttttggaaaaaatgaCATTAATCAAGTTATAGGAATCTCATATAGAGTAGCTGGTTTAGTGAATAAATGACATTAATAAAGTTATAGGAATTTATTTATGAGCACAGATGGGAACTTCATGCATGCGCTGTTGCTTGTTCGTATAGTTGGTGTTAACGAGTGGTTGTAATTAAAGTTTGAAAAGGAGCTAAAATTGTTAAAACACCACTTGTCTCAAACTCAGGACATCTGTTCTGTTCTGATGATACCATGCTACTCCAGATCACGAAAGCTTAACTGACGAGAGAATGAaggaaaatttaattatttgaattatattctaacaaaaacgTAGGGAATTGAGAGATCAGAGATGTCTACGGTTAATTAACTATGCAAGTACTCTTTCGTACATTGCAGTTCCCAAAAGACTGGATCAGCATTGGGTGCAACAAAAGCTTGTTTCCTTGGTGGGAGGAAATTAAGAGTGAGAAACAATACGGCACCCAGAGGAACACGATCACTCTCGGTGTGTGCTGCTGCTGCTGACCCTGATAGGCCTCTCTGGTTCCCAGGCAGCACCCCTCCTCCATGGCTCGACGGCAGCCTCCCTGGAGACTTTGGTTTTGATCCTCTGGGTCTTTGTATGTTCAAGCCGAATTACATCCTACTCCACTTACCAtttcaagtaaaaaatattccacatgcatgcatgtttaatTTGGCCATTTGACTCATTTCCTTAGGTGACCTCCAACATATATAGTGATGTTGGTCTCCAACATATATAGTGATGTTCAGGccacaattttcttttcttgagtCTTGTTTAAATGTTGCAATATTGATTGTTTAACAGCATCCGATCCCGAGAGCCTAAGATGGAACGTACAATCCGAGCTTGTGCACTGCAGATGGGCAATGTTAGGCGCTGCGGGTATTTTTATTCCAGAGTTGCTAACAAAGATTGGCATCCTGAACACCCCATCTTGGTACACTGCTGGAGAGCTGGAATACTTCACTGACACAACCACTCTCTTCATCATCGAGCTGATCTTGATCGGCTGGGCCGAGGGAAGACGCTGGGCAGACATCATCAAGCCAGGGTCTGTAAACACAGACCCCATCTTTCCAAACAACAAGCTCACAGGGACAGACGTTGGCTATCCTGGAGGACTTTGGTTCGACCCACTTGGGTGGGGAACCGGTTCTCCTGAGAAGATCAAGGAGTTAAGGACAAAAGAAATCAAGAACGGGAGGTTGGCAATGTTGGCTGTGATGGGTGCGTGGTTCCAACACATTTACACTGGCACAGGCCCCATTGACAACCTCTTTGCCCACCTTGCTGATCCTGGTCACGCCACTGTTTTTGCTGTAAGTGCAGCCCTAGATATGACTGTTACATCAACATTAAGAACTTTGCATGAAAATAGTTTTGGTTGTTTGAGCTAATCGCTTGTACGGTTTGTTGTTGCAGGCTTTCACCCCCAAGTGAGGAAGAAAGCTGTACATGACTGCAAGCGTGAGACAGACAAGGAGTGATCGATTTTTACCTACGTAGGTGGCTTAAAAGATGTGTGCTTTCAGAAGGAATGTTTGTATCAGTGGAACTTGTGTTGTGTTTGATCATGTCTTCCTACAGACTGCTCATGCAATGTATAAATGCCtctttaaaattagaaatattgcTGAATATTAGTTCGGACAGATTACAGTAATGAAATTTGCTTCAAGAATTATCTAACGTTAATGAGGTTTTTAGATATCATGTGTGACTACTCATGAAGTTTCGATAGTACGAAACTCAGCAAATATGGAATTGGGTCAATCGGAGAGTACAATTTACAGACGTTCTTCGACGGAATCATGTCATCTCATCAAATCCAGAATTTTGAGTCATAAGGGTAGAATGCCATGCATTAATGTTGAGAGTTTTTAACTGATTTGTTTCATGGTTAAACTCACTAATTAATTCAGAATATATGAATCAATGCAACTCTTTTGTTGGCTTTGGAAATGGAAAGGCCGTATGGTACCCTTAGAAACTAACCGTATAGATCTTTCAACCACTTGCTTATATATACTACTTTTCTTAGTTTTCTCCTGGATTTGACTTTTCTTTagctgtttttcttttttcttctttcttggcaACTAGATGATCAGCACGCCAAGTCCTCGAGTCAAAGGCTCTAAAGAGCTTAATTTCCATTAATCCCAGCATTGCTGAGACCTAATATACTAATAAGTCATGAAATGGAAtggggaaaaagagaaatactcCTTTACCTATAGTCATTGAGAAAGGgttttcgtttcttttctttttctaaaaattttctAGTTCCCGACATTTCTTTTTCACCTAAAAGTGGTTCTTATAGCTTGTAAGCTCACTTAATTCATCTAGTTGGATTGGATGCCCAGCTGCCATGCATAAGATCATCATGTCTACGACCACAAAAGGGTGCTGCATTGCCCACATTAAGGCTTTATTTAGATACAAGAGTATTTCAGATGagctgtaaataataatgagaataatagtgaaatagtaatgaatagtttgtgaataatagtgaagtagtttaaaaatatctaagaacaattatattctcaaaCAGACCCTAAGAAAATCCAATCTAGTGAATGTGGATGTTATTTACGGTGCTCTAGAACCCTAAATATAGACATACgaagaaaaacaattaaataaaactaGGGCAAGTTAGGTTGTGAAACTTGGGGTGAAAGCCTATATCGGTAAAA from Juglans microcarpa x Juglans regia isolate MS1-56 chromosome 3S, Jm3101_v1.0, whole genome shotgun sequence encodes:
- the LOC121257355 gene encoding chlorophyll a-b binding protein, chloroplastic-like — protein: MASACASSAIAAVAISSPSSQKTGSALGATKACFLGGRKLRVRNNTAPRGTRSLSVCAAAADPDRPLWFPGSTPPPWLDGSLPGDFGFDPLGLSSDPESLRWNVQSELVHCRWAMLGAAGIFIPELLTKIGILNTPSWYTAGELEYFTDTTTLFIIELILIGWAEGRRWADIIKPGSVNTDPIFPNNKLTGTDVGYPGGLWFDPLGWGTGSPEKIKELRTKEIKNGRLAMLAVMGAWFQHIYTGTGPIDNLFAHLADPGHATVFAAFTPK